Below is a window of Thermodesulfobacteriota bacterium DNA.
GCGGTAGTTCTGCTCAAGCTTTACTATCTTGGCATTTGGAAAATCTTTTTCAAAGTTTAGTATGTTTTTTATATCAGCCCCTCGCCAGCCGTATATAGACTGGTTGTCATCACCTACAACAAAAATATTTTTATGCTTTCTGGACAGCATCTCTACAAGCTTATACTGCACATGATTCGTGTCCTGATACTCGTCTACCAGTATATGCTGAAACTGGTTTTGATAGTTTTCAAGTACTTGGTCATTTGTTTCAAAAAGTTTCACAGCTAAATGAAGAAGATCGCCAAAGTCTAATGCCTTTGCTTTCCTGAGTTCTTCTTCATATAGAGAATAGATTCTCTGAACATTTTTGTCGTATTCTCCCATTTCAGGTGCATCAGGGCCAAACCCCTTATTCTTTGCTCCGTCAATTTGAGATCGGGCGGATTTAGGACTTATAAGTCTCTCCCCGATATTGAGTCTGCCCATGCAGTCTTTAATCAGCTTAAGCTGATCACTGTCATCATAGATAGTAAAATCCCTTGAGTATCCCTCGAGCTTATTAATATCTCTCTTTAAGATCCTAACACAGGTTGAATGGAAGGTACCAATCCAGATATTTCTGGCATCGTTCTCTACTACTTGAGATATTCTCTGCTTCATCTCATTTGCGGCTTTATTGGTAAATGTTACAGCAAGAATGTTATAGGGCCTTACGTTGTGCTCGTTTATTAAATATGCGATACGCTCAGTGATTATGCGGGTTTTGCCAGAGCCTGCGCCTGCTAAAACAAGTAGAGGCCCGCCCTTGTGAGTAACAGCTTGTAATTGAGGCTCATTTAAATTGTTTTTGGAACCGGTTGCCATAATTAATTATAAATCAAAAATTATATTTTCGGGGAAGAAAAACCTGAATTGACTTCAAAATAACTTGTCTATATCTGCGGCTGATGAACGCACTTCAAACCCCAACTAGCTAGTAATAGTTAATCATTGAACATCATTCATTTCAAGCTTCTAAATGAGATAATCGTAAGTCTGTGCGGATTGACATGTAAAGCTTGTTGAAAGATAATAATTCTTAATATATAGAATTGTATAATATGATTCAGTCCAGAGGGGGACAGGATGAAAGCTATCTTTTCACTTATCAGGACTGCTTTATTCTTTGCTTTCTACTTCTAACCGCCAATTCATTTGCTGCTACATTCACAGTAACAAATCTTGATGACTCGGGCGCAGGCTCACTTCTTCAGGCAATACTAGACGCAGATGATGAAATCACTAACCCTGGACCTGACGATATAGTTTTTATAGACGGACTTAGCGGCACTATAACAATCTTAAACGCTAATGGAGAGATAGTTATATCAACTGATATTACAATCACAGTTCCTGCTTTTGACACAGGCAGAATACCTCAAATCACAATAGATGCTGATGCAACAGCAGCTAATGACAGCAGGATATTTAATATTACTGACCTAAGCTTCGTTACAGTTAAAACCGTAGCAATTCTAATCTTAGATTAATAAATGGTCAGGCCCCATCACTTGATAGTGGAGGTGCTATAGATAATAGGGAAAATCTAACAATAGATTCATGCTTCTTTGAAAACAAGAGGGCTACAAATAGTGGCGCAATACTTCATTTTGGTCCTAGGATCTCTATTACCAATATCGCTTTTATTATGAATCATGTTATAGATAGTTTCAACGGTGCGGGCGGCGCGCTTTTACTTGATAGCACTACATTACTAATCTCTAATACCAGATTCATCGAGTGTTCTCGGACTATTACTCTATGCATTTATTCCTGCTGTTATTCTAGGAAGAAGACGCATAAGAAAGTAATAAGATCTAAACTTAGTGGAAAAATATGGCGCCGCCATCCCTCATTTATAGAGAGATGACGGCTTTCTCCTCCACATGTCAGCTTGGTTATTATTGTTGGTTGATTAACCACCTGTCCATGTGGCGCAGTATCCTTTTTGTATCACTTTCTTGCAATCAACAATATAGTTGTCTTCTAAGGTTCTTGTTTCCCAATATAGTTTGTTATATGGATTGCGGTTTTTCCCGCAGCCTTTGTCACCTGATGAACTTACTGTGAGTTTTAATGTAAGCTCTCCTG
It encodes the following:
- a CDS encoding UvrD-helicase domain-containing protein; this encodes MATGSKNNLNEPQLQAVTHKGGPLLVLAGAGSGKTRIITERIAYLINEHNVRPYNILAVTFTNKAANEMKQRISQVVENDARNIWIGTFHSTCVRILKRDINKLEGYSRDFTIYDDSDQLKLIKDCMGRLNIGERLISPKSARSQIDGAKNKGFGPDAPEMGEYDKNVQRIYSLYEEELRKAKALDFGDLLHLAVKLFETNDQVLENYQNQFQHILVDEYQDTNHVQYKLVEMLSRKHKNIFVVGDDNQSIYGWRGADIKNILNFEKDFPNAKIVKLEQNYRSTKTILGAANELITNNKSRHEKNLHTENETGDQINYYEANDDKD